One genomic region from Phragmites australis chromosome 1, lpPhrAust1.1, whole genome shotgun sequence encodes:
- the LOC133924083 gene encoding metal tolerance protein 5-like isoform X2: MSQGPEDVVAEYYQQQVEMLEGFNEMDTLTDRGFLPGMSKEERDKVARSETLAIRLSNIANMVLFAAKVYASVRSGSLAIIASTLDSLLDLLSGFILWFTAFSMQTPNPYRYPIGKKRMQPLGILVFASVMATLGLQIILESIRSLVYEGDEFSLTNEQEKWVVDIMLSVTSVKLGLAIYCRSFTNEIVKAYAQDHFFDVITNVIGLVAALLANYIEGWIDPVGAIILAIYTIRTWSMTVLENVHSLVGQSASPEYLQKLTYLCWNHHKAVRHIDTVRAYTFGSHYFVEVDIVLPSDMPLQEAHDIGEALQEKLERLPEIERAFVHLDYEFTHRPEHALSHEK, from the exons CTCAAGGTCCTGAGGATGTTGTTGCTGAGTACTACCAACAGCAAGTGGAGATGCTAGAGGGTTTTAATGAGATGGATACGCTTACGGATCGTGGTTTCCTTCCTGGAATGTCCAAG GAAGAACGTGACAAAGTTGCTAGGAGTGAGACATTAGCCATCCGGCTTTCTAACATCGCTAATATGGTTCTTTTTGCTGCAAAAGTGTATGCTTCAGTAAGGAGTGGCTCGCTTGCTATTATTGCTTCGACTTTGGATTCTCTTCTGGACTTATTGTCAGGGTTTATCTTGTGGTTTACTGCATTTTCTATGCAAACACCAAACCCCTACAGATACCCAATTGGTAAAAAGCGTATGCAACCGCTG GGAATACTTGTTTTTGCTTCTGTTATGGCAACCCTTGGCCTCCAGATCATCCTAGAATCAATACGCTCATTGGTGTATGAA GGAGATGAATTCAGCCTAACAAATGAGCAGGAAAAGTGGGTTGTTGACATAATGCTCTCTGTGACATCGGTGAAACTTGGTCTAGCTATATATTGCCGCTCATTCACAAACGAAATCGTCAAGGCTTATGCACAGGATCACTTTTTTGATGTCATCACTAATGTAATTGGCCTGGTTGCTGCACTACTTGCCAATTATATTGAAGGTTGGATCGACCCAGTTGGTGCAATCATT CTGGCTATCTACACGATCAGAACATGGTCGATGACGGTGCTGGAGAACGTCCACTCCCTGGTTGGGCAGTCGGCCTCGCCGGAGTACCTCCAGAAGCTGACCTACCTGTGCTGGAACCACCACAAGGCCGTGCGGCACATCGACACCGTGCGGGCCTACACGTTCGGCTCCCACTACTTTGTGGAGGTGGATATCGTGCTGCCGTCGGACATGCCGCTGCAGGAGGCGCACGACATCGGCGAGGCCCTGCAGGAGAAGCTGGAGCGCCTGCCCGAGATCGAGCGCGCGTTCGTCCACCTCGACTACGAGTTCACCCACCGGCCCGAGCACGCCCTGTCCCACGAAAAATAG